From Dehalococcoidales bacterium:
GACTATGCGGAGGCAGAAGCGCGCCAGAGGGGCCACGAGCGGATAGGGCTGGACGTGGGCGACCTGGCTGACCCGAACTACCGGATTGCCCACGGCATCTACACCGGGCGGGGGTACGTGGAAACCGGCATCGAGCACATGGACGCGTACACGGTGGTGGACGAGGACGGCAGGGCGCTGGCCATCCAGGAGAGGGTCAGGTTCATGGTTAAGGGGTTGGGGTGACGCCTAGCAGGGTGCTGAAAAACCCTTTCGACCATCCCCCGTGCGGCCCGGATGGAGCGCCTCTCAGAAGAGGCGGGGCCCCTCAGAAGGTGCGGTGCCTTCCCTTTCCTGGCCAGGAAGAGCCTTCCTACCGAGGAAGGGGGGAAAGATTATGCCTGGGGACTCCTCTTTTCAGCACACTGCTGAACTCCTTCGTATACCTTCCTTGTGGAATCCCTTTCACTCTGACACCTCCGTCTTTCTATTTTACCTGACTTTGGTGTCCATTATATCCATCCTACCTCAAAATGTAACTGCGATACTTCTTCCTATGTAATCACTGACAGTATCTTGTCGTATTACCGACCACACTCTTAGTAGAAGAGACAAAATTGCGGTAAACAACATAGTCAATACACCGAGTTCCAGACTCATATCCACGTACGAATTTTTATCACACTATGATACTCCTTTATCCGGGCGTACCGAACCTGTTCCGGTGCAGCCAACTGAACTCAGGGCGCCGCTGTATCTGCGGTGTCGTTTTCCTGGGATAACCCTTCTGCACCCCGATTAGCACCATCGTAGCCAGATGATAGTTTTCAGGAAGGCCAAGAAGTTTCTCAACTACCACCTGGTTTTCTTCCCATAATGTGGACGGTATAATGCCCAGCCCTTCCGCAGTAGCAACCAAAGCCATATTCTGGATACAAGCCCACATGCTCCAGAGATAACCACCGCCATCTTTATAACAAGCCGCCACCACATTGCAATTCTTGTAGGCATTCTGCTGTTGTTTCGCCACACTTTTCGAATAGACCAGGTTCAGTTGGTATTTTAGTTCGGCAATCTGCGCAATCAGTTGCGGGTCGTCGACAATGATGAATTCCCAGGGCTGGTTATTACCCGCGGATATCGAGTGGGTGCCTGCCGTGATTATCTTCCGCACTATTTCCTCACTGGTACCCCGGGTAAAACCTCGGATTGTTCTCCTTTTCTCAATTGCTTCATATAAATCCATTTTCAACTCCTCCTTCATATAATGTTTGGTGGGGAAAGTAAATAATAGCGACTACAAAAACATATCTTATTCCATAAGCAACATCTTGAGTTACCACTCAGATCAGATCTTTATGCCTGCAAAGGTGTGCTTGGAAATAAGGGCTGCTGCAGACAGTGAGTGTGCGTTGAATTCAGCGCTTCTGGTTGATACTGACGAGTTGTCTTTTCCATACGGTTCCTTCAGGTCACGCCAGAATTATACGCCTATGTTCTCTTACGGACAAGGGAGTACCCTCTAGGAGAGCTAATAATGGGCCATACCTGGCCGGATTGGCGCACCCGTATGGGGCACACGCCGGAGGTAATTCTGGCGCTGGTCGGCGTAGTGTTATCTTGATGAGCCTGCGGCGCAATGCACCCTATGTCGAACCCC
This genomic window contains:
- a CDS encoding nitroreductase family protein; this encodes MDLYEAIEKRRTIRGFTRGTSEEIVRKIITAGTHSISAGNNQPWEFIIVDDPQLIAQIAELKYQLNLVYSKSVAKQQQNAYKNCNVVAACYKDGGGYLWSMWACIQNMALVATAEGLGIIPSTLWEENQVVVEKLLGLPENYHLATMVLIGVQKGYPRKTTPQIQRRPEFSWLHRNRFGTPG